The genomic stretch AACGTCATTGATCACTTCAATTTTTTCGTTGCGCAGGACTTCCTTGTTGACCAGGTCTTCAATGTCCTGAAGCTCTTCGTCTTCAACCGCAGTGAAATGGGAAAAGTCGAAGCGCAGGTGTGATGGCGCCACCAGTGATCCCGCCTGCTTAACGTGCCCACCCAGGGTTTCACGCAAGGCTGCCTGCAGCAGGTGCGTAGCGGTGTGGTTGCGCATGGTTTCAGCGCGGACGTCGGTGTTGACCACAGCATCCACTGGGTCACCGAGGTGAATGGGCTTGCGGGCAAGTACCTTATGCGCGCGCACGCCTTGAAGTGGGTAGTAGCAGGCGGTCACCTCGGCCAATACGGTGTTGTGGTCGGGGCTGTATAGCCAGCCAACATCGCCGACCTGGCCACCTGATTCAGCATAGAAGGGCGTGTGGTCGAGGATGATCTCGCCCTCTTCCGCGGGCTTAAGCTCTTGCACACCCTGACCATCCTTGATGATGGCCAGGACCTTGGAATCGTGCGAAGCTGTCTCGCGATAGCCTTCAAAGACGGTGGGTGGCAGTTTGCGGTAGGCCGGATTCGCGGTCTGCTTGCCTGCCCCGCCTTTCCAGGAGGCTTTGGCGCGAGCGCGCTGGTCCTCCATGGCGCTATCGAAGCCAGCCTGGTCAAAGGCAATGCCCTGGTCGCGTACCGCGTCAACAATGAAGTCGAGCGGCATGCCATAGGTGTCGTATAGCTTGAACGCTTTCTCGCCGGAATACATGGCACGCGCCGCAGGGTTTTTCTGCTTGGCCTCGATCAGCGGCGACAGGTCTTCTTCGAGTTTTTTCAAACCGATATCCAAAGTATGCGCAAACCGAGTTTCTTCGGCATGGATGACCTTGGAAACTCGGTCAGCAGTTTCCTTGAGTTCGGGATAAGCATCCTGCATCAGATCGCGGACCGTGAACACCATCTCGTACAGAAACGGCTTCTTCTGGCCCAATAAACGTCCGTGGGTTATGGCCCGACGAATGATCTTGCGAAGTACGTAGCTACGGCCTTCATTGCCGGGCATTACACCATCGGAAATCAAGAACGTGGCCGCGCGCGAGTGGTCTGCGATGACTCGCAGCGAAGCAGCGTTACGCCCGCTCGACTCTGCCCTGATCTCCTTTTCGTAATCCACACCGCAAAGCGCAGCTGCCTTTTTCAGCAACGGGACAAAGAGATCAGTATCGTAATTTGAAATCTTTCCCTGGAGCACTGCTGCTAAGCGTTCCAGTCCTGCGCCGGTGTCAATTGAAGGCGCGGGCAGCGGATTCAGGTTTCCGCCGGCGTCGCGGTCGAACTGCATGAAGACGAGGTTCCAGATCTCGACATAGCGGCCGCACTCGCAGCCGAATTCGCAATCCTTGTGTCCCTGGTCGCTTGCCTCCGGCCCCATGTCGTAGTGAATTTCGCTGCAGGGACCGCATGGGCCGGTGTCTCCCATTTGCCAGAAATTCTCTTTGAGGCCGAACTCGTAAATGCGATCTTTTGGCACGCCCTGGTCTTCGTGCCAGTGGCGGTAGGCCTCTTCGTCGCGCGGCACGCCACCCTCACCGTTGAAAATAGTGACGAACAGCCGGTCTTTGGGAATGCCGAACCATTGGGGCGAGGTGATGAGTTCCCAGGCGAAACGGACCGCGCCTTTCTTGAAGTAATCGCCGAAAGAAAAATTCCCCAGCATCTCGAAAAAGGTATGGTGGCGGTTGGTGAAGCCGACGTTTTCCAGGTCGTTGTGTTTTCCGCCCGCGCGCACGCATTTTTGCGAGGTGGTGGCACGCTTGTAGTCGCGTTTTTCAAGCCCGAGAAAGACGTCTTTGAATTGGTTCATCCCCGCGTTGGTGAAGAGCAACGTGGGATCGTTCGCCGGAACCAGGGAAGAGGAATGGACCTCCTTGTGGCCCTGCTGGATGAAATAATCCAGGAATTTACGGCGAATTTGGGAACCGGTGAGCATGGGGGACGAAGAATTCATTCTAGCATCGGGAGTTTCGACCCGTTCGAGGCTCTATTCCGGTTCGGCCTCGGTTTCGAGCGCAGTGAGCACTTCATCTTCAACGTCCCATTTTTTGAGAATGGCGAAGATGACTTTGCTGCGGAACCCAGCGCGCACAAGGGTGCGGAAAATCCGCGCCGCCTGCTTCTGATTGGAGGGCTTGGCCAGGCGCTTGCGGCGCAGGAAATCGCGCGCTTGGGTTTCATCGTTGACGTCAGCGTAAGCGGCGCCGACTGCTTTCTCGATGAGGTCGCCGTGCACCCCCCGCATCTTGAGTTCGTTCATAACTCGCATGCGGCCAAATTTCTCGTTATCGCGCCGGTAAGAAGAATAAGCCGCCGCATATTGCGAGTCGTTGAGGTAGCGCTGGTCTTTGAGGCGATTGATAACGGCGTCAATGAGGGCTTCGGCGCGCTCCGGTTCGCTCAGCGGGCGTTGGCGCAGGAGGCGTTTCAGTTCAGCCACTGAGCGCATGCGCCGCCCCAGAGCGCCCACAGCATATTCGTATAGACCGGCTTCATCGTAGGTCTTCTTGCTGCGGCGGAATGCCATGCCACAAGGGTAGCGCGAAGACTGCGGTGGCTAAAGAGCAATGTTGATGGGATTAGAAATTTCCGAAGCCGGTGGCCTGCATCTCCTGACGCGCGATCTCGCTGGTGGAAGAGATGCCCTGCGCGCGGAGCTTGAAGTCGTCGGCATTGGAGGCGTTTTCGAGCGCCACTTCATACGTGACCAGCCCCTGTTGAAACAGGTCCCAGAGCGACTGGTCAAAGGTCTGCATTCCGTATTGTGAGGTACCGGCGGCGATAGCTTCGCGAATAGTACGGGTCTTTTCCGCGGCTATGATGGCCTCGCGGACATAGGCGGTGGCAATCATGACCTCGACCGCCGGGACGCGGCCTTCGCCATCAGCGCGTTTTACCAGGCGTTGGCTGATAACCGCGCGCACAGTGGCCGCCAGCTGCGTACGAATCTGTTTCTGCTCAGGCGGCGGGAAGACCGCGATGATGCGGTTGATGGTTTCGACCGCATCAAGAGTGTGCAAAGTGGAGAAAACCATGTGGCCGGTTTCAGCCGCGTGCAAGGCGGTGGCAATGGTTTCCAGGTCGCGCATTTCGCCGACCAGAATCACGTCCGGGTCCTGACGCAACGAAGCGCGGAGCGCCGAAGCGAATGATGGCGTGTCCACGTCAACTTCGCGCTGATTCACAAAACCCATCTTGTCGCGGTGCAGAAATTCGATGGGGTCTTCGATAGTGATGATGTGCTCAGCTCGGCTGGCGTTGATGCGGTCCACCATCGCGGCCAGCGTGGTGGACTTACCGGAACCAGTGACGCCCGTGACCAGCACCAAGCCGCGCGGCATTTCGCAAATCTGCTCCACGATCTTGGGCAGGTAGAGCTCGTCGAGGGCCCGAATTTTGGTGGGAATGACGCGCAACACCACTCCCACGTTACCGCGCTGCTGGAACACGTTCACACGGAAACGGCCGAGACCGGCGACCCCGTACGCCATATCCAATTCGCTGTTTTCTTTGAACTTCTGCTTCTGGCGGCTCGACATCATGCTGAACGCCATGGAGAGCATGTCTTCGGCAGTGATACGGGTCTGCTCGTTGAGCGGCACCAGCACGCCGTCAATGCGGATGTGGGGAAAGTTGCCGACCTTGAGGTGCAAGTCGGAGGCTTTCTTTTCCATGGCAATGCGCAGTAGATCGTCAATGTTCATGGAGCCGGGAAGATCCTTATGGGATATGGATTTCGAGCGTAATGATGCGCCCAAAGCGGACGGAATGTAAGGTGACGTAGGTAATGGGACTTTCGGCGGGGCGGCCACTCCTTCCCGCCGCTTTTCGTCCCAAAGACTCTCGCGGGCAGGAGCGCGCGCTACCCGAGCTGGCAGGCCACTGACTGGTGCAGGGTCACACTCCGACCGGTTGTTTGCTGCCCACCGGAACAGGAGTTAGCCAGTTGAAACGATCAGGCGCTTCGCCTCGGATGATCGCATAAAAAGCATGCAGAACTTTCTTCGTGATAGGTCCGAGGGTGCCTTTTCCGACACTGATCTTATCCACCGAACGAATTGGGGTGACCTCAGCCGCCGTACCGGTAAGGAAAACCTCATCCGCAATGTACAGCAGTTCACGCGGAATCACCTGCTCAACTACCGGTATTTTGAGCTCGTGGGCCAGACGCAACACCGAGTCGCGGGTGATACCAGGAAGCACGGAGTTCCCCAGGGGAGCTGTCAGCAGCGTGCCGTTGCGAACAACAAAGAGGTTCTCGCCCGAGCCTTCACTGACCTGTCCGTTGACGTCGAGAGCGATCCCTTCGACGTACCCGTTCATAATTGCTTCCATCTTGATGAGCTGCGAGTTCATGTAGTTGGCGCTGGATTTAGCCATGGCCGGCAAGGTATTTGGGGCAATACGCGTCCAGGATGAAACGCAGACGTCCACACCCTGCTCGGCGTCGGTGCCGAGATACTTGCCCCACTCATAGTTGACGATGTAAACCTCGGTCGGCGAATTGAAGGGGTTCACCCCGCTTTCACCGTAGCCGCGCAACACGATAGGGCGCAGATAGCATGGCCAAACCTGGTTGGCCTTCACCAATTGCAGCATGCCATTCACCAGGTCTTCGCGGCTGTAATCGACGTCAATGCGGTAAATCTTGGCCGAGTCCAGAAGGCGCTGCATGTGCTCATGGGCGCGGAAGATGGCCGGCCCACTCGGGAGCGCGTAACAACGAATCCCCTCGAATACTGCGGAACCGTAATTGACCACGTGCGACATCACGTGGATTTTCGCGTGGTCCCAGGGAATCAATTTCCCGTTGTGCCAGATCTGCCCGGACTCCTTAATCGCCATGGACGCTCCTTAACTGGATAATACCGCCAACAGTACGAACCCTGAATGGGGAGAAACGGTTGCCGATACAAAACCACGCTTGATGTTGCGATACAGAACGTGCTCTGGTCAAAATTATAACCGACGTTCAAAAATCTCCCGTTGGTTTGATGATGCGAGCGAGGCCAAGTTCCAGCAAATTGGAGAGGAGGCGAGGGCGGAATTTGGGCCCGCCCTCAGTGAGAGTGCCAATCCTTAGTTACCGCCGCCCAGACCAGCGGTCGCAGGTAAGGTCGCTGTGCCGGCCGGAGGACGATGTGAACCGGGTAGCTCGTCACCACGGAAAAAGCGGCCAGGAGTAGCCGTCATTTGAGGCATGGCGCGCAGGGGTTTGCTGTAGTCGTTGCGTGCGTTCCAGAAGAGAAAGCCGGTTCCACCCTTGGCTTTGGCCACCTTCACCTGCCTGACAATGTACTCCGG from Terriglobales bacterium encodes the following:
- the alaS gene encoding alanine--tRNA ligase, which gives rise to MNSSSPMLTGSQIRRKFLDYFIQQGHKEVHSSSLVPANDPTLLFTNAGMNQFKDVFLGLEKRDYKRATTSQKCVRAGGKHNDLENVGFTNRHHTFFEMLGNFSFGDYFKKGAVRFAWELITSPQWFGIPKDRLFVTIFNGEGGVPRDEEAYRHWHEDQGVPKDRIYEFGLKENFWQMGDTGPCGPCSEIHYDMGPEASDQGHKDCEFGCECGRYVEIWNLVFMQFDRDAGGNLNPLPAPSIDTGAGLERLAAVLQGKISNYDTDLFVPLLKKAAALCGVDYEKEIRAESSGRNAASLRVIADHSRAATFLISDGVMPGNEGRSYVLRKIIRRAITHGRLLGQKKPFLYEMVFTVRDLMQDAYPELKETADRVSKVIHAEETRFAHTLDIGLKKLEEDLSPLIEAKQKNPAARAMYSGEKAFKLYDTYGMPLDFIVDAVRDQGIAFDQAGFDSAMEDQRARAKASWKGGAGKQTANPAYRKLPPTVFEGYRETASHDSKVLAIIKDGQGVQELKPAEEGEIILDHTPFYAESGGQVGDVGWLYSPDHNTVLAEVTACYYPLQGVRAHKVLARKPIHLGDPVDAVVNTDVRAETMRNHTATHLLQAALRETLGGHVKQAGSLVAPSHLRFDFSHFTAVEDEELQDIEDLVNKEVLRNEKIEVINDVPIEVAIHEYKAMALFGEKYGDRVRVVKIGDFSIELCGGTHTEATGEIGLVKVLDEGSVSSGVRRINAVTGQGSLRHFRADHQLEHVARGLIHFGAQPEGSLATALRHEIDTRDEEIKRLRRELDKVRVKSAASSITALDDKVRVVNGVKVLATRMDNLERPQLRTLVDQMRDKLGSGVVVMGSASDGKVALIVGVTKDLTSRLNAGKIIASVAQRVGGSGGGRPDMAEAGGKNPENLDAALGEVYSVVESILK
- a CDS encoding regulatory protein RecX, which codes for MAFRRSKKTYDEAGLYEYAVGALGRRMRSVAELKRLLRQRPLSEPERAEALIDAVINRLKDQRYLNDSQYAAAYSSYRRDNEKFGRMRVMNELKMRGVHGDLIEKAVGAAYADVNDETQARDFLRRKRLAKPSNQKQAARIFRTLVRAGFRSKVIFAILKKWDVEDEVLTALETEAEPE
- a CDS encoding type IV pilus twitching motility protein PilT — translated: MNIDDLLRIAMEKKASDLHLKVGNFPHIRIDGVLVPLNEQTRITAEDMLSMAFSMMSSRQKQKFKENSELDMAYGVAGLGRFRVNVFQQRGNVGVVLRVIPTKIRALDELYLPKIVEQICEMPRGLVLVTGVTGSGKSTTLAAMVDRINASRAEHIITIEDPIEFLHRDKMGFVNQREVDVDTPSFASALRASLRQDPDVILVGEMRDLETIATALHAAETGHMVFSTLHTLDAVETINRIIAVFPPPEQKQIRTQLAATVRAVISQRLVKRADGEGRVPAVEVMIATAYVREAIIAAEKTRTIREAIAAGTSQYGMQTFDQSLWDLFQQGLVTYEVALENASNADDFKLRAQGISSTSEIARQEMQATGFGNF
- a CDS encoding branched-chain amino acid transaminase, translating into MAIKESGQIWHNGKLIPWDHAKIHVMSHVVNYGSAVFEGIRCYALPSGPAIFRAHEHMQRLLDSAKIYRIDVDYSREDLVNGMLQLVKANQVWPCYLRPIVLRGYGESGVNPFNSPTEVYIVNYEWGKYLGTDAEQGVDVCVSSWTRIAPNTLPAMAKSSANYMNSQLIKMEAIMNGYVEGIALDVNGQVSEGSGENLFVVRNGTLLTAPLGNSVLPGITRDSVLRLAHELKIPVVEQVIPRELLYIADEVFLTGTAAEVTPIRSVDKISVGKGTLGPITKKVLHAFYAIIRGEAPDRFNWLTPVPVGSKQPVGV